Part of the Methanothermobacter sp. MT-2 genome is shown below.
ATTTCATCTTTGGATGCTCCCAGGCGCCTTGAAACTTTGATATGTGTTTTGAGGCAATGTTCTGATCCTAGGGCTGCCGCAGCCCCGACTCCTATGAGTTCCTTTGTAGTTAGTGGTAGAGCATCATTAGATAATATGCTCTCCATTTTATCATAGTATGCTTTTAGGATTTGGGGTTTATCCTCTAGGATCTTGAATATTTCTGGGATGAATCCGAAGAATTCTTCGATCTTGGCTAGGATTTCATCCATACCTTATCCCTCCAGTTTTATATAATTGTGGTGATATAATATTTTAGTTGGTTGGTATTATGGATTATGGTAGTTGGATTATTATAGGTGCTGTGTGTCTTATTGGTGAAATGCTTACAACAGGCTTTTTTCTTTTATGGTTTGGTATTGGCGCTTTTGTAGCGGCAGCGCTCAGTTACTTTGGTTTTAACTTCACGATACAATTTGTTGCGTTCATACTGGTTTCGGTGGTTTTACTTGGAGTATCAAGGCCTTTCGCTTCTAAAGTTTCAAAGGAGCCCCAGAGGAGGGCTGTGGCAGACAGGCTCATAGGACAAACCGCAACTGTGATGGAAGATTTTGAAGAAGAAGGCCTAATTAAAGTGGATGGGGAAACATGGCGTGCTAAATCCCAGGACAAGATCAAAAAGGGGGATAAGGTTATAATAAAGGGTATAGATGGTGTTAAACTCATAGTGGAAAAATATGGGAGGTGATTTGATTTGGATATTCTAAGTATAATAATAGTATTAGTGCTTTTAGTACTTGCATTTAAGAGCATTAAGATACTGAGACCCTATGAAAAGGGTGTTGTTGAAAGACTTGGTAAATATCAGCGAACTGTTGAAAGCGGACTAGTCATGATAATACCATTCATTGAAACCATAAAAAAAGTTGACATGCGTGAACAAGTAGTTGACGTACCACCCCAAGAAGTTATAACAAAGGACAATACAGTTGTAGTGGTTGACTGTGTAATATTCTATGAGGTGGTTGACCCATTCAACGCAGTATACAATGTTGTTGACTTCTACCAGGCAGTTACAAAACTTGCCCAGACAAACCTCAGGAACATAATAGGCGACCTCGAACTAGATGAAACATTAACATCAAGGGAGATGATAAACGCCCAACTAAGAAAAGTACTAGACGAAGCAACTGACAGATGGGGAACAAGGGTTGTCCGCGTAGAAATACAAAGGATAGAACCTCCAAAAGACATCGTCGAGGCCATGTCCAAACAGATGAAAGCAGAGAGGATGAAAAGAGCGGCTATACTAGAAGCTGAAGGATACAAACAATCAGAGATCAAAAAAGCAGAGGGTGATAAACAAGCAGCCATACTAGAAGCTGAAGGTAAAGCAGAAGCTATAAAAAAGGTTGCGGAGGCAGACAAATACAAAGAAATAGCCTTGGCTGAAGGCCAAGCAAAGGCCATACTCACAATATTCAATGCAATGCACGACGGCAACCCAACCAATGATATCATAGCACTAAAATACCTGGAAGCTCTTCAAAAAATTGCGGATGGTAAAGCAACAAAGATACTTCTACCAGTGGAAACAGCAGGAATACTAGGCTCAATAGCAGGAATATCAGAAATGTTCAAAGAAAAAGAAGCCCCCGAAAAACTTCCCATGAAAAAAGAAAAAGAATAAGTAATATTAAAAACATATTATCAAGTTGAGGTGTAAAAATTATGAAAGAAGATATATTCTATGGTAAAGGAGTGGCATACACCAAAAAGGACTACCCTGAAATTTATGATGCACTAGTCCAATTAAACGAGGCAGTATACACAGGAAAAGTCCTAGACTATAAAACACAAAAATTAATAGCCCTAGGTATAACCGCCGCTAAATCGGATGATAGAGCAGTGAAAAAACAGATAGAAAGCGCCATAAAAGAATTTAATGTTACAAAGGATGAGATAGTGGACGTCCTAAGAGTGGTGCTTTTAACATCAGGAAACCCACCATTCACAAAAGCAATGAAAATACTCTACGAAGTCCTAGAAAATCGATAAATATTTATAAGAGTAAACCCCAACCTTGAATCCACACCCCCCCACATACTATTTTTTTTAAGCTAGTGTGAGAAAACCTTCTTCTATTGGGGGGAACACCATTTGGATGTGGCCAATTTTAGGCTGAACAAATCATAAGGTGAAATATCATGTACAAGTATATTAGGAAAGCATGGAAAAATCCAAAGGAAACATATGTAAGAGAGCTCATGTGGGACAGAGTCCCGAAATGGAGAAGACAAAAGGCAATACAGAGGATAGAAAAGCCAACTAGACTCGACCGTGCAAGATCCCTCGGTTACAAGGCCAAGAAAGGATTCATAATTGTGAGAACCCGAGTAAGACGCGGGAGCATGAGAAAAAGCCGATTTAAAGGTGGTAGAAGACCTAAACGTATGGGTGTTAGGAAGATAACGACAAAAAAGAGCCTTAAAAGGATAGCTGAAGAAAGAGTAGCCCGCAAATACCCCAACCTAGAAGTACTCAACTCATACTGGGTATGGGAAGACGGCAAATACAAATACTATGAGATAATCCTAGTAGACCCACACCACCCAAACATAAAAAACGACCCAAATATAAATTGGATCCGCGAAAAACAACACCGTGGCCGAGCATTCAGAGGCCTTACAAGTGAAGGTAAAAAGAACCGAGGACTCAGAAACAAAGGAAAAGGCGCGGAAAAAGTAAGATAAAGATGATACATAACATCTACTATAGGGTAATGGTCCATGGGACAGAAGACGAAGAAAAGGTTATCAGAGCATTAAAGAACATACTACCCCTAGCATCTCCGGAAAGAGAACAAGTTGAAGGACACCATGGAAACCCACTCACAATCCTAAAAGGCAAAATCACAGACAAAAAAACAATAAAAAACTTCACAGAAAAAATACTCCCACTCCTAAAAAACATAAACATAGAAAAGCATGTTGATGAGGCAGGAAACCTATTTCTAAGATTGGACAAACAAGAAGCATACAATGGAAACTGGAAACTAGTAACCCATGGAGATGCGATACACCTCAAAATTAAAATAGAAGCCTATCCAGCCCGTCGAGAAGTGGCTATAAAAAATATCAAGAAATTAATCCCATGAAATTCTATGACCTGCACATCAAAGGGAGAAACTTCCAAGAAGACAGCAAAATCCTCAAAGAAGCTCAAAGATTAGGCTACCATGGAGCGGCCATCGTATACCCGGACAAATCCTATGAAAACGCCCAAGAAACTATCAAAAAACTGATAAGGGGATTTGAGGATTTTGAAGTTGTGAAAGGTGTGAGTATAAGCGCCGAAACTCCAAGACAATTAAAAAGAAAGGTGCGAAAATTCAGGGAAAAAGCTGACATCATCCTAGTAGAAGGAGGAGACGCTAAAATCAATAGAAAAGCCTGCGAAAACATCAAAGTCGACATACTCTCCAAACCATATGAGGGCAGGAGAGACCCTGGGATAAACCACATACTCGCAAGAGCAGCAGCAGAAAACAACGTCGCAATAGAACTAAACACCAAAGACATAATAAACTCCTACCTTAAAGTACGCGCCAAACTATTCGAATACCTTAGAGACATAATCAAACTCCAAGAGAAATTCAAATTCCCAATCATAATAGCAAGCGGCGCCACAACAACCTATGACCTTAGAACACCAAGAGACCTAATAGCACTCTTTAAATGCATCAACATAAAAGAAAAAAAGATCAGAGAAGCCCTATCAACCATACCAGAATCCATACTAGAATTCAACAAGGAAAGGAGCTCCATGATAATCCTAGGAGTGAAAAAATTAGGAAGATGAAGTTGAAAATACTCCCCGCCAGCCTAAGAGAACCCCAAAGATACCTCGCCATTGAAATCATAAGCGAAAAACCCCTAGAAAAAAATGACATAGTATCCATGATATGGAATGCCTGTCTCAGATTACACGGAGAATGCGAAACAAGCAAATTCAGACTATGGCTTATCAAAACATGGCAAACCATAAAAAAGGATCACAGGCATAGTATAAAGTGTATAATACGATGTAGACGTGGAGAAGAAGAGAAAGTGAGAGGTGCATTATCCTCAATCTCCCAATATAATAATATAAGGGTGGCTGTCCACACCCTTGGGATCTCGGGCACCATACGCTCAGCAACACAAAAGTTTATTAAACCCAACAAGAAAAAATAGATACAAAAATGTTTTCACTTTTACCATTTCAATAAAAAAATAGATGAGAGGTTATATAAATGCAACCACTTCAAAGCGCAGGATATGATCGGGCCATAACAGTTTTCAGCCCCGACGGTAGACTATTCCAAGTTGAATATGCTAGGGAGGCTGTTAAAAGAGGCACAACATCACTAGGTGTTAAATCAGTGGATGGTATAGTATTAGCGGTTGATAAAAGACCCACAAGCAAACTCGTAGAACCAAAATCCATAGAAAAAATATTCCAAATCGACGAACACATAGGAGCGGCTACCTCAGGTTTAGTGGCTGATGCAAGGGCCATAATAGAAAAAGCCAGACTAGAAGCCCAGATAAATAGGATAACATATAACGAGCCCATAAGAGTGGAGAGTCTAGCTAAAAAGATATGTGACATGAAACAACTCTACACACAACACGGTGGCGTGAGACCATTCGGAACAGCCCTAATCATAGGAGGAGTCAATGGAAAAGGATGCAGACTCTTCGAAACAGACCCAAGCGGAGCCCTAATAGAATACAAGGCAACAGCCATAGGCGCTGGAAGGCCAATCGCAATGGAAGAATTCGAAAAAAAATACCGAGACGACCTCAACCTAGAAGAAGCGATCAACCTAGCCCTTGACGCCATATATGAAGCTACAGAGGGTAAAACCACCCCTGAAAGTGTTGAAATCGCAGTAATCACTGCAAAAGATAAAATGTATAGAAAACTGTCAGATGATGAGATAAGAGACCATGTTGAAGAACTCCTAATAAGGAAGGAAAAGGAGGAAGAGGAGTAAGGATGGTAAGCCTCGAGGATGCTGTTATAGCCCGCCTAGAATCCCACGGGGAAAGATTCGAGATACTCGTAGACCCAGATCTAGCCGCCGAGTTCAAGAAAGACCAATCAAAGGTGGATATAGAGGATATATTAGCAGTCCAAGAGGTGTTCAAGGACGCTAGGAAGGGTGACAAGGCATCCGAAGAGACCATGCGTAAACTCTTTGAGAGTGACGATCCACTTGAAGTCGCCAAGATAATACTCAAAAAGGGGAGCATACAATTAACAGCAGAACAACGAAGACAGATGATAAAAGACAAATACAAAAAAATCGTCAACAAGATAGCGAGAGAAGCTATAAACCCCCAAACAGGACTCCCACACCCACCCAAAAGGATTGAAAAGGCCATGAAAGAGGCTAAAGTTCATGTTGACCCGTTCAAGACTGTGGACGAGCAAGTTAACATAGTTTTAAAGGCTATCCGTGCCAAGATACCCATAAAGTTTGAGAAGGTTAAGGTAGCTATTAAAATCCCCGGCGAAACCGCCGGTCCAGTTTATGGTATTATCTCAAATTTTGGTAAAATACTTGAAGAGGAATGGCAAAAAGACGGCTCATGGATAGCCATCGTAGAGATACCCGGAGGACTCCAGGACAGCTTCTATCAGAAAATGAGTGAAATGACAGGCGGCCAAGTCGAGACAAGACTCCTCAAATAAGTTTCTTCTTTTCCTCCTATTTTTAGACAAACTACAGAAAGGAGGCATGACTATTTGATACTAGTAAAAGATAAGGACATAGTGGTGCCAGGTGAAGTACTAGCAAAGAATGACTATTTTCCTGGCAGGGGAACATTCAAGGAAAACAATAAGATATGTTCATCCCATGTAGGCCTTGTTTCAATAAGGAACAAACAGATAAACGTCATACCCCTAGTAAGTAAATATATCCCAAAGAGGGGTGACGTTGTTATAGGTGAAATAACAGACATAAGATTCTCAATGTGGGGATTAGATATAAATTCACCATATTCCGGTTTCCTACCAGCCTCAGAGGTTTTCGGGAAAGAGAAAAGGGGCCTTGAGAACATATTCAATATTGGTGACGTTCTCTTTTTAAAAGTAGTTGATGTTGACGAGGTTAAAAAGGTTAAACTAGGCCTTAAAGGCAGAGGACTTGGAAAATTCAAGGGAGGAGTCCTCGTATATATAACACCCAGCAAGGTCCCCCGTTTAATCGGTAAAAGAGGTTCTATGATCAACATGATAAAAGAGAAAACACGCTGCGATATAGTAGTGGGACAAAACGGAGTTGTATGGGTGAAAGGAGACCCTGAAATGGAGAACATAGCCCGGAAGATAATATTAATGATCGAAAGGGAAGCCCACACTTCCGGACTCACTGATAGGGTGAAAAACACCCTAATGGAGCTTATAGAATCCCAGAAAGAAAAGGTTAAGGGGTGATTATTATCATCACACCACGCGAATTCAAAAGGATCTCAGAGCCTGCAAGAGAAGATGGAAGAGCACCAGACGAGATCCGACCAATAAAAATCGAAGCAGGAATACTAGAAAGAGCGGACGGATCCTCATACCTAGAATTAGGCGGTAACAAGATATTAGTAGCGGTATACGGTCCAAGGGAGGCTCAGATAAAAAGACTGCAAAGACCAGACAGGGCAGTTATAAGATGCAGATACAACATGGCCCCATTCTCAGTAGAAGAAAGAAAAAGACCAGGCCCAGACCGAAGATCAGTCGAAATATCCAAGATAACGGCAGAAGCCCTCAGACCAGCCCTAATCTTGGAAAAATTCCCAAGATCCGTGATAGACGTTTTCATAGAAGTGCTAGAGGCTGAGGGCGGTACAAGATGCGCAGGTATAACAGCAGCATCAGTAGCCCTCGCAGACGCGGGAATACCAATGAAAGACATGGTCGTTGCCTGCGCAACAGGAAAAGTAAACGGTAACATAGTATTGGACCTCTCAGAAGAAGAAGACAAAAAGGGAGAAGCA
Proteins encoded:
- a CDS encoding proteasome, subunit alpha, with amino-acid sequence MQPLQSAGYDRAITVFSPDGRLFQVEYAREAVKRGTTSLGVKSVDGIVLAVDKRPTSKLVEPKSIEKIFQIDEHIGAATSGLVADARAIIEKARLEAQINRITYNEPIRVESLAKKICDMKQLYTQHGGVRPFGTALIIGGVNGKGCRLFETDPSGALIEYKATAIGAGRPIAMEEFEKKYRDDLNLEEAINLALDAIYEATEGKTTPESVEIAVITAKDKMYRKLSDDEIRDHVEELLIRKEKEEEE
- a CDS encoding exosome RNA binding protein, whose amino-acid sequence is MIIIITPREFKRISEPAREDGRAPDEIRPIKIEAGILERADGSSYLELGGNKILVAVYGPREAQIKRLQRPDRAVIRCRYNMAPFSVEERKRPGPDRRSVEISKITAEALRPALILEKFPRSVIDVFIEVLEAEGGTRCAGITAASVALADAGIPMKDMVVACATGKVNGNIVLDLSEEEDKKGEADMPVAILPRNKQITLLQSDGNLTEEEFKKALNLAIKGCLKINKIQKEALKKKYGE
- a CDS encoding 50S ribosomal protein L15e, with protein sequence MYKYIRKAWKNPKETYVRELMWDRVPKWRRQKAIQRIEKPTRLDRARSLGYKAKKGFIIVRTRVRRGSMRKSRFKGGRRPKRMGVRKITTKKSLKRIAEERVARKYPNLEVLNSYWVWEDGKYKYYEIILVDPHHPNIKNDPNINWIREKQHRGRAFRGLTSEGKKNRGLRNKGKGAEKVR
- a CDS encoding exosome RNA binding protein; the protein is MILVKDKDIVVPGEVLAKNDYFPGRGTFKENNKICSSHVGLVSIRNKQINVIPLVSKYIPKRGDVVIGEITDIRFSMWGLDINSPYSGFLPASEVFGKEKRGLENIFNIGDVLFLKVVDVDEVKKVKLGLKGRGLGKFKGGVLVYITPSKVPRLIGKRGSMINMIKEKTRCDIVVGQNGVVWVKGDPEMENIARKIILMIEREAHTSGLTDRVKNTLMELIESQKEKVKG
- a CDS encoding exosome subunit, with translation MVSLEDAVIARLESHGERFEILVDPDLAAEFKKDQSKVDIEDILAVQEVFKDARKGDKASEETMRKLFESDDPLEVAKIILKKGSIQLTAEQRRQMIKDKYKKIVNKIAREAINPQTGLPHPPKRIEKAMKEAKVHVDPFKTVDEQVNIVLKAIRAKIPIKFEKVKVAIKIPGETAGPVYGIISNFGKILEEEWQKDGSWIAIVEIPGGLQDSFYQKMSEMTGGQVETRLLK
- a CDS encoding ribonuclease P protein component 2, with translation MKILPASLREPQRYLAIEIISEKPLEKNDIVSMIWNACLRLHGECETSKFRLWLIKTWQTIKKDHRHSIKCIIRCRRGEEEKVRGALSSISQYNNIRVAVHTLGISGTIRSATQKFIKPNKKK
- a CDS encoding stomatin-like protein encodes the protein MDILSIIIVLVLLVLAFKSIKILRPYEKGVVERLGKYQRTVESGLVMIIPFIETIKKVDMREQVVDVPPQEVITKDNTVVVVDCVIFYEVVDPFNAVYNVVDFYQAVTKLAQTNLRNIIGDLELDETLTSREMINAQLRKVLDEATDRWGTRVVRVEIQRIEPPKDIVEAMSKQMKAERMKRAAILEAEGYKQSEIKKAEGDKQAAILEAEGKAEAIKKVAEADKYKEIALAEGQAKAILTIFNAMHDGNPTNDIIALKYLEALQKIADGKATKILLPVETAGILGSIAGISEMFKEKEAPEKLPMKKEKE
- a CDS encoding predicted ribonuclease P, component 3, encoding MKFYDLHIKGRNFQEDSKILKEAQRLGYHGAAIVYPDKSYENAQETIKKLIRGFEDFEVVKGVSISAETPRQLKRKVRKFREKADIILVEGGDAKINRKACENIKVDILSKPYEGRRDPGINHILARAAAENNVAIELNTKDIINSYLKVRAKLFEYLRDIIKLQEKFKFPIIIASGATTTYDLRTPRDLIALFKCINIKEKKIREALSTIPESILEFNKERSSMIILGVKKLGR
- a CDS encoding carboxymuconolactone decarboxylase related protein; protein product: MKEDIFYGKGVAYTKKDYPEIYDALVQLNEAVYTGKVLDYKTQKLIALGITAAKSDDRAVKKQIESAIKEFNVTKDEIVDVLRVVLLTSGNPPFTKAMKILYEVLENR